TANaaaaaaaaaaaaaaaaaaaaaaaaaaaaaaaaaacatccatgcCAACATAAATCAtggatattttcttttgaaaaaacaacacaaaaatgaTTGAACTAAAGAATTGACTCCAAACTCAAATAATTGCAAGAAAAGTTGActttgacttttcttttctttggttaaaCGACTCCATTCCATACTCCATAGTACTACTTTCTTGAAAATTATAACTCTTCTGTTGATCTCATCGTCTTAGGATATATCTCTCTTAACAAATTTACAAACCTCAACtacaagagaaaggaaaaaaaaaaaaaaaaaaNNNNNNNNNNNNNNNNNNNNNNNNNNNNNNNNNNNNNNNNNNNNNNNNNNNNNNNNNNNNNNNNNNNNNNNNNNNNNNNNNNNNNNNNNNNNNNNNNNNNNNNNNNNNNNNNNNNNNNNNNNNNNNNNNNNNNNNNNNNNNNNNNNNNNNNNNNNNNNNNNNNNNNNNNNNNNNNNNNNNNNNNNNNNNNNNNNNNNNNNNNNNNNNNNNNNNNNNNNNNNNNNNNNNNNNNNNNNNNNNNACTTACTCTTAACCATCTTCCACGCTTCAGGACAAGACCCTCCTTACATCGGTCACTTCTGTGGAAACAGAGCAAACTTCACAAGAAACAGCACTTACTTCTCCAACCTCAAATCACTCTTATCTACTCTCTCTTCCCCAAACGCTTCTTACGCCACAGGTTTCCATAGCGCCACGGTCGGGAGTGGTTCCGACACTGTCACAGGCCTTTTCCTTTGCCGTGGTGACATCATTCCCGAAATCTGCAGCGACAATGCTCTCTACGCCGCCGACGATGCTCTCACACGTTGTCCTGACCAGAAAGAGGCTACGATTTGGTATAACCCTTGCACGCTTCGATACTCCGACCGGAACATCCTCTCTACGTTGGCGACTAGTCCTGGCGTTCTGTTGACCAACACCAACAACGTAACAGCTGACCTACGAGACCGGCTCGGAGAAGTTCTCAACTCAACCATGAACGAGGCGGCGATGATCGCCGTGAATAGTTCTCGTAAGTTCGGGCTAAGGAGAGCGGATTTCACACCGTCCAAAAGATTCTACGGGTTGGTTCAGTGCACGCCTGATCTGACTAGTGATGAGTGTAACGTTTGTCTTCGACGAGCCATTGATGGATTGCCTCGTGAGCAAGTTGGTGGAAGGAATCTTCTTCCAAGTTGTAACGTAAGGTACGAGCTTTACCCATTCTACTCAGAAACCTtagctcctccaccaccaccgccaatTTCAGATACGGCCTCTCGTAACACACCGTTGGCACAACCGCAATCAAGACGTTATAGAAACTCGACTTCTTTAATCATCGCAATTGTTGTGCCAATTGTTTTTGCGTTACTTCTTTTCGTAGCTGTTCAATTTTACTTCTTAAAGAGATCAAAGAGAAGCTATGACGGTTCTGCTTCTGATGACGGTAATATTAGTTTCAGGcacaaccaaaattttatatttgtaactAGAATATTGTTTCACAGGAAAAATATTGTTGTGTATGGGTGGGTGCGCAGGGTCTCTACAGTTTGATTTTAAGACGATTGAAGCAGCGACAAACAAATTCTCTGACAGTAACAGGCTTGGTCAAGGAGGATTTGGCGATGTTTATGAGGGTATGCTACCAAATGGAACAGAAGTTGCTGTAAAAAGACTATCAAAATCTTCAGAACAAGGAGTGGATGAGTTCAAGAACGAAGCTACTCTTGTAGCAAAGCTTCAGCATAGGAATCTCGTACGGCTTCTCGGGTTTTGTgtcgaaggagaagagaagatactCGTCTACGAGTTTGTCCCAAACAAAAGCCTTGACTATTTCCTCTTTGGTTGGTTTGCTTGATCACTTTATTTTAGTCTCTTAGTTCATATTATAGACAAAAGCTAAAGGCTAATTGGTcacattagatatatatatatatatatatattaatttgtgtgtATGGATTGGTGCAGATCCTTCAAAGCGAAGTGAGTTGAGCTGGAAAACGCGACACAAGATTATTGGAGGGATTGCTCGAGGAGTTctttatcttcatcaagattcacggCTCAGGATCATACATCGTGACCTTAAAGCTAGTAACATCCTCTTGGATGCCGATATGAACCCCAAAATTGCAGATTTCGGGATGGCAAGGATTTTTGGGATGGACCAAACCCAGTCTAATACAAGCAGAATCGTTGGAACCTTGTGAGTGATGATTTGTGTCGCATATTGATATTATCCTTGTTATATATCATggtttataaaagtttaataaaattgcAGTGGTTACATGTCTCCGGAGTATGCAATGCATGGACAGTTCTCTATGAAGTCTGATGTCTATAGCTTTGGAATTATAGTTCTTGAGATAATAACCGGCAAGAGGAATAACAACTTCAACCAAACTGATGGTGATTCCGACTTGGCCTCATATGTGAGAAACCATcaacttaattatattaatcaagTCTATTTCCATAATGATGATAAATAACATTGTGGGGTTAATCATATATGTAGTCATGGAGAATTTGGAAAGAAGGAGTTGCTGAAGAACTGGCGGATCCAGCAATAAGGGAGAGTTGTGAGAAAGATGAAGTTATAAGATGCAT
The sequence above is drawn from the Camelina sativa cultivar DH55 chromosome 4, Cs, whole genome shotgun sequence genome and encodes:
- the LOC104780257 gene encoding cysteine-rich receptor-like protein kinase 10 (The sequence of the model RefSeq protein was modified relative to this genomic sequence to represent the inferred CDS: added 31 bases not found in genome assembly), with amino-acid sequence MSNYPVFIFLNLLLTIFHASGQDPPYIGHFCGNRANFTRNSTYFSNLKSLLSTLSSPNASYATGFHSATVGSGSDTVTGLFLCRGDIIPEICSDNALYAADDALTRCPDQKEATIWYNPCTLRYSDRNILSTLATSPGVLLTNTNNVTADLRDRLGEVLNSTMNEAAMIAVNSSRKFGLRRADFTPSKRFYGLVQCTPDLTSDECNVCLRRAIDGLPREQVGGRNLLPSCNVRYELYPFYSETLAPPPPPPISDTASRNTPLAQPQSRRYRNSTSLIIAIVVPIVFALLLFVAVQFYFLKRSKRSYDGSASDDGSLQFDFKTIEAATNKFSDSNRLGQGGFGDVYEGMLPNGTEVAVKRLSKSSEQGVDEFKNEATLVAKLQHRNLVRLLGFCVEGEEKILVYEFVPNKSLDYFLFDPSKRSELSWKTRHKIIGGIARGVLYLHQDSRLRIIHRDLKASNILLDADMNPKIADFGMARIFGMDQTQSNTSRIVGTFGYMSPEYAMHGQFSMKSDVYSFGIIVLEIITGKRNNNFNQTDGDSDLASYSWRIWKEGVAEELADPAIRESCEKDEVIRCIHIGLLCVQEDPADRPTMGTIVMMLCSRTMSLPDPHQPGYSFPNQDESETTNAVYVSESNIDDSSITITLPR